From one Candidatus Hydrogenedentota bacterium genomic stretch:
- a CDS encoding type II toxin-antitoxin system MqsR family toxin — protein MEKRKPHYSLSRLKELVKEGSYRVTRTALRCASDDFGLPNNEAIAKHVLTLEANEFYKSMTTHTNTKLWQDVYHHNVYGAIAYLKVQIHDDETVVISFKRLEEQ, from the coding sequence ATGGAGAAACGAAAGCCGCATTACTCGCTTTCGCGCCTGAAGGAACTCGTCAAGGAAGGCAGCTATCGTGTGACGCGTACGGCTCTCCGGTGCGCCAGTGACGACTTCGGTTTACCGAATAACGAAGCGATTGCAAAACACGTGTTGACCCTAGAAGCGAACGAATTCTACAAGTCGATGACAACTCACACCAATACAAAACTCTGGCAGGATGTCTATCATCATAACGTCTATGGGGCGATTGCCTATTTGAAGGTTCAGATCCACGATGACGAAACCGTTGTGATCTCATTCAAACGGTTGGAGGAACAGTGA